Proteins encoded in a region of the Pigmentiphaga litoralis genome:
- a CDS encoding porin: MTHRVTATLSLACATLASSAFTSAYAQSNVTVYGLVDSGFIYQSDPITGSGSKKSITGGGQAGSRLGLRGAEDLGGGNKAFFTLEMGINADDGTSTLGALFGRQAFVGLESARLGSLSLGRQYTPFYITTVLTGDPFGAGTVGAGLNLQNGFSRLNNSAVYKTPTFAGLTGSIMYAAGESTLSTSAGRSYVAALLYQNGPLKASLAHYDTNNATGTTSSYGTMLTGSYDLGPVIMFGGMQRLRSDLNGVPGATKQDTDMNVYSVGAKLPFGNHMVYGAVNYADDQRKIANADAKATHYALGYTYQISKRTNLYTTVAKINNRNGAQFQMISATTPAYGQFGFDLGIRHLF, translated from the coding sequence ATGACCCATCGCGTTACTGCGACGCTTTCGCTCGCCTGCGCCACCCTTGCCAGCAGCGCTTTCACCAGCGCATATGCCCAATCCAACGTCACCGTATACGGGCTCGTGGATTCCGGCTTCATCTACCAGTCGGATCCCATCACCGGCAGTGGCAGCAAGAAAAGCATTACCGGTGGCGGGCAGGCGGGCTCCCGGTTGGGCTTGCGCGGGGCCGAAGACCTGGGCGGCGGCAACAAGGCGTTCTTTACCTTGGAAATGGGGATCAATGCCGATGATGGCACGTCGACGCTGGGTGCACTGTTCGGCCGCCAGGCATTCGTGGGGCTTGAAAGCGCGCGGCTGGGCTCGCTCAGCCTGGGTCGTCAGTACACCCCGTTCTACATCACCACGGTGCTGACGGGCGACCCCTTCGGTGCGGGCACGGTTGGCGCTGGGCTCAACCTGCAGAACGGGTTTTCCCGGCTGAATAACAGCGCGGTGTACAAGACGCCGACGTTTGCCGGCCTGACGGGTTCCATCATGTACGCCGCCGGAGAATCGACGTTGAGCACGTCGGCAGGCCGGTCTTACGTGGCGGCCTTGCTTTACCAGAATGGTCCTTTGAAGGCCTCGCTGGCGCACTACGACACGAACAATGCCACCGGCACGACGTCCAGTTACGGCACCATGCTGACCGGCAGCTACGACCTGGGGCCCGTCATCATGTTTGGTGGGATGCAGCGCCTGCGCTCGGATCTGAATGGCGTGCCGGGCGCCACGAAGCAGGACACCGACATGAACGTGTACAGCGTGGGCGCCAAGCTGCCCTTTGGCAATCACATGGTCTACGGCGCCGTGAACTATGCGGATGACCAGCGCAAGATTGCCAACGCCGACGCCAAGGCCACGCACTACGCCCTGGGCTACACCTACCAGATATCGAAGCGCACCAACCTGTACACGACAGTTGCGAAGATCAACAACCGCAACGGCGCCCAGTTCCAGATGATCAGCGCGACTACGCCGGCTTATGGCCAGTTCGGCTTCGATCTGGGCATACGCCACCTGTTCTGA
- a CDS encoding MgtC/SapB family protein: MAALQNINLTSLLDTLISLATAFLLGGLIGFERQYRQRTAGLRTNVLVAVGAALFVDTANRLQGSGGAVQVMSYVVSGIGFLGAGVIMREEGNVRGLNTAATLWGSAAIGAAAGADLIVEAVLGTLFVLSANTLLRPIVNAIDRKPMDVDSAEVTNTVHVIADSNHQKQVMARLEEALERASLPARNVNLRAFGHDEVEIEATLAATSIDGDQLDSLVKQLAAMPAVRQAFWSPSTTD; this comes from the coding sequence ATGGCAGCACTCCAGAACATCAACCTTACGTCGCTGCTCGACACGCTGATCAGCCTGGCCACCGCGTTCCTGCTCGGTGGCCTGATCGGCTTCGAGCGCCAGTACCGCCAACGCACCGCGGGGCTGCGCACCAACGTATTGGTCGCGGTCGGCGCCGCGCTGTTCGTTGACACCGCCAACCGGTTGCAGGGGTCGGGCGGCGCGGTGCAGGTCATGAGCTACGTGGTGTCGGGCATCGGCTTTCTGGGCGCCGGCGTGATCATGCGCGAAGAAGGCAATGTGCGCGGGCTGAATACCGCAGCCACCTTGTGGGGCTCGGCCGCCATCGGCGCGGCGGCGGGGGCGGACCTGATCGTGGAAGCTGTGCTGGGCACACTCTTCGTGCTGTCGGCCAACACCTTGCTGCGCCCCATCGTCAACGCCATCGACCGCAAACCCATGGACGTAGATTCGGCCGAAGTCACGAATACGGTCCATGTGATTGCGGACAGCAACCATCAGAAGCAGGTGATGGCCCGGCTGGAAGAAGCGCTGGAACGCGCAAGCCTTCCCGCCCGCAATGTGAACCTGCGCGCCTTCGGCCACGACGAGGTGGAGATCGAAGCGACCCTGGCGGCCACGTCGATCGATGGCGATCAGCTCGATTCCCTGGTGAAGCAACTGGCGGCCATGCCCGCGGTGCGGCAGGCGTTCTGGAGTCCGAGCACGACGGATTGA
- a CDS encoding LysR family transcriptional regulator, protein MRRENVNDYLAFIAVARNKSFTKAAAQLGVSQSALSYTVRTLEARLGLRLLTRTTRSVSVTDAGERLLDRIAPHFDAIESEVVALSGMRDKPAGTVRITTVEHAAETILWPKLVPLLRDYPDINVEIISEYTLRDIVADRYDAGVRLGEQVDKDMIAVPIAPAFRFAVVGAPAYFRTHKPPATPNDLTAHSCLRLHLPTHGGFYTWEFAKLKREVKVRIDGRAAFSSLSQMLQAAQDGMGLAYLPKDMVDASLQDGSLIQVLADWCPPRPAYHLYYPSRRQQSPAFALVLEALRYRR, encoded by the coding sequence ATGCGCCGAGAGAACGTGAACGACTACCTGGCTTTCATTGCGGTCGCCAGGAACAAGAGCTTCACCAAAGCCGCCGCGCAGTTGGGCGTCTCCCAATCCGCGCTGAGCTACACCGTTCGCACACTGGAAGCCCGGCTCGGATTGCGGCTCCTGACTCGCACGACGCGAAGCGTGTCGGTAACCGATGCGGGCGAGCGCCTGCTGGACCGCATCGCCCCGCACTTTGACGCGATCGAAAGCGAGGTCGTGGCACTGAGCGGCATGCGCGACAAACCGGCGGGCACGGTCCGGATCACGACCGTCGAACATGCGGCCGAAACGATTCTGTGGCCCAAGCTGGTCCCCCTGCTTCGCGACTATCCTGACATCAACGTCGAGATCATCAGCGAATACACGCTGCGAGACATCGTTGCCGATCGCTACGATGCGGGCGTGCGGCTCGGCGAACAGGTCGACAAGGACATGATCGCGGTTCCGATCGCGCCTGCCTTTCGGTTTGCCGTTGTCGGGGCGCCCGCCTATTTCCGAACGCACAAGCCGCCCGCCACGCCCAACGATCTGACCGCGCATAGCTGCCTGCGCCTCCACTTGCCTACCCATGGAGGTTTCTACACCTGGGAATTTGCCAAGCTGAAGCGTGAAGTCAAAGTGCGGATCGATGGGCGAGCGGCTTTCAGTTCCTTGAGCCAGATGTTGCAGGCCGCCCAGGACGGGATGGGGCTGGCGTACCTTCCCAAGGACATGGTGGACGCCTCGTTGCAGGACGGGAGCTTGATCCAGGTGCTTGCGGACTGGTGCCCGCCGCGGCCCGCCTATCACCTCTATTACCCAAGCCGGCGTCAGCAGTCGCCTGCCTTTGCACTGGTGCTGGAAGCACTTCGCTACCGTCGCTGA
- a CDS encoding NADH-dependent flavin oxidoreductase, whose product MTSPSPLLAPFSLAEGFTLRNRVVMAPMTTWAGNDDGTVSAGEEAYYRLRVKDVGLVITGCTHVQENGKGFTGEFAAWDDSFIPSLTRLADAAKSGGAPAILQLFHAGVKTQAELVSDIVAASAVRGDAGPYASAVMPRALTDAEVGDVVHAFGEATRRAIQAGFDGVELHGAHGFLLQNFFSPHFNQRTDQWGGSLDKRMRFPLAVVDAVREAIATHACAPFVLGYRITVDEPHADGLRIADSLALVDRLIDHGIDYLHVSLNDVLEARPVDAPDDQRITDILRDYLAGRIPLIAAGQVRTPEQAEAALAAGVSLVAVGQGLVMNPDWVRIAQGKAPHAVALDIAASDRSRLAIPTRLWDVIAATTGWFNVRHSG is encoded by the coding sequence ATGACCTCGCCATCCCCTCTTCTTGCGCCTTTTTCGCTGGCCGAAGGATTCACCCTGCGCAACCGCGTGGTCATGGCGCCAATGACCACCTGGGCCGGCAACGATGACGGCACGGTCTCTGCCGGCGAAGAGGCCTACTACCGGCTGCGCGTGAAAGACGTCGGCCTGGTCATTACCGGCTGCACCCATGTCCAGGAAAATGGCAAGGGGTTCACCGGTGAATTTGCCGCCTGGGACGACAGCTTCATTCCCAGCCTGACGCGCTTGGCCGATGCCGCAAAAAGTGGTGGCGCGCCGGCGATCCTCCAGCTGTTCCACGCCGGGGTGAAGACCCAGGCCGAGCTGGTGTCGGACATCGTCGCGGCGAGCGCTGTTCGGGGGGATGCGGGCCCGTACGCCTCTGCCGTCATGCCGCGCGCACTGACCGATGCCGAGGTGGGCGACGTCGTCCATGCATTCGGCGAAGCCACACGCCGTGCCATCCAGGCCGGGTTCGACGGCGTCGAACTGCATGGGGCGCATGGCTTTCTACTTCAGAATTTCTTCTCGCCGCACTTCAATCAGCGCACGGATCAATGGGGCGGGTCGCTGGACAAGCGCATGCGTTTTCCGCTGGCCGTGGTCGACGCGGTGCGCGAAGCGATCGCTACCCACGCCTGTGCGCCGTTCGTGCTCGGCTACCGCATCACGGTCGATGAGCCGCATGCAGACGGCCTGCGGATCGCGGATTCGCTGGCCCTGGTTGATCGATTGATCGACCACGGCATCGACTATCTGCATGTCTCGTTGAATGACGTGCTTGAAGCCCGGCCGGTCGATGCGCCTGATGATCAACGGATCACCGACATCTTGCGGGACTATCTTGCAGGGCGCATTCCCTTGATCGCCGCCGGGCAAGTGCGCACCCCGGAACAGGCCGAGGCTGCCCTGGCTGCCGGGGTGTCGCTGGTCGCGGTGGGACAGGGCCTGGTCATGAATCCGGACTGGGTCCGGATTGCGCAAGGCAAGGCGCCGCACGCCGTCGCCCTCGACATCGCGGCGTCCGACCGCTCACGTCTTGCGATTCCAACCAGGCTGTGGGACGTCATCGCTGCCACCACGGGGTGGTTCAACGTCCGGCACTCCGGCTGA
- a CDS encoding (2Fe-2S)-binding protein, giving the protein MSTPRSITLDINGKRIPLVLDPRTTLLDALREHADLPGTKKGCDHGQCGACTVHVAGERMLSCLTLAMQVEGQPVMTIEGLKTGDGVLHAVQRAFIDHDAFQCGYCTPGQIMSAVACIREGHARTDAEIREYMSGNLCRCGAYPHIVAAVREAARRLAQGVSR; this is encoded by the coding sequence ATGTCTACCCCCCGTTCCATCACGCTCGACATCAATGGCAAGCGCATTCCGCTCGTCCTCGACCCCCGCACCACTCTGCTCGACGCCTTGCGTGAACATGCCGATCTGCCTGGCACCAAGAAAGGCTGCGACCACGGTCAATGCGGCGCTTGCACCGTGCACGTCGCCGGAGAACGGATGCTCAGCTGCCTGACGCTGGCGATGCAAGTCGAAGGCCAGCCCGTCATGACCATCGAAGGATTGAAGACCGGCGATGGCGTGCTGCACGCCGTTCAACGCGCCTTTATTGACCACGACGCGTTTCAGTGCGGCTATTGCACGCCAGGCCAGATCATGTCGGCCGTGGCCTGCATCCGGGAAGGCCACGCACGCACCGATGCCGAGATTCGTGAATACATGAGCGGCAACCTGTGCCGCTGCGGCGCCTATCCGCACATCGTCGCGGCTGTGCGCGAAGCCGCCAGGCGGCTTGCACAAGGAGTTTCGCGATGA
- a CDS encoding FAD binding domain-containing protein gives MRAFDYLRPQDLATAVAEGRQAGTCFLAGGTTLVDLMKLNVERPARLIDITRVPGLDAITVSANRIRIGALARMSKVADHADIQAAAPVLSESLWRAASAQLRNMASIGGNLMQRTRCTYFRDPGAYANCNKRTPGSGCAALEGFHRNHAVLGTSDACTAAYPGDFAVALVAFDAKVIIRGDVERVIPVDEFFLLPGQTPHLEHPLAAGEMIVAIELPRSGALMRSHYLKVRDRASYEFAAASAAVGIELEADGKTLRDVRIAVGGVATKPWRLRAVEAALIGKTLDETTLRTAAAQAMHGAAPGRHNAFKVQLAPKVVARALMTAGDIA, from the coding sequence ATGAGAGCGTTCGACTACCTTCGCCCGCAAGACCTGGCCACGGCAGTGGCCGAAGGGCGCCAGGCCGGCACCTGTTTTCTGGCAGGCGGTACGACCCTCGTCGACCTCATGAAGCTGAACGTGGAACGCCCTGCCCGGCTGATCGACATCACCCGCGTGCCCGGGCTGGACGCGATTACCGTGTCGGCGAATCGCATTCGTATCGGCGCCCTGGCCAGAATGAGCAAGGTGGCCGACCACGCGGACATCCAGGCGGCTGCACCGGTGTTGTCCGAAAGCCTGTGGCGCGCCGCGTCGGCACAACTGCGCAACATGGCGTCAATCGGCGGCAATCTGATGCAGCGCACCCGGTGCACCTACTTTCGAGACCCGGGCGCTTACGCCAACTGCAACAAGCGCACCCCCGGTTCGGGATGCGCGGCCCTGGAAGGGTTCCATCGCAACCATGCGGTGCTTGGAACCAGTGACGCTTGCACTGCCGCCTATCCCGGCGACTTCGCCGTGGCGCTTGTCGCCTTCGATGCCAAGGTCATCATCAGGGGCGACGTTGAACGCGTCATTCCGGTGGACGAATTCTTTTTGCTCCCCGGCCAGACGCCGCATCTGGAGCATCCCCTGGCTGCCGGCGAAATGATCGTGGCCATCGAGCTTCCGCGGTCAGGGGCGTTGATGCGCTCGCACTACCTCAAGGTGCGGGATCGCGCGTCGTACGAATTCGCTGCGGCAAGCGCGGCAGTGGGCATCGAACTGGAAGCGGATGGCAAGACCCTGCGAGACGTCCGCATCGCCGTGGGCGGCGTCGCGACCAAACCCTGGCGACTGCGCGCGGTCGAGGCCGCCCTGATCGGCAAGACACTGGACGAAACCACGCTGCGGACGGCCGCGGCGCAAGCCATGCACGGCGCCGCGCCGGGCCGGCACAACGCTTTCAAAGTTCAGCTGGCCCCCAAGGTGGTGGCCCGCGCCTTGATGACAGCAGGAGACATCGCATGA
- a CDS encoding xanthine dehydrogenase family protein molybdopterin-binding subunit, translated as MTDHPDFDADRRTMLKLGAGATVAGSAGISLAGLGLTAHPAMATDAAAPPSPALGARLPRAEGPLKVTGQARYAIEQKLANLAYGVTVQSTRPAGRILAIDTSAAKALPGVIDVYTLHHPLKLNTPTVYAKGGGATEAFTPLQDDIVRFNGMHLALVVAETFEQATEAASLLKVTYQDDKAILDMDDPAASPMAIDAMAANWGDAAAALAGAEVKVQATYSTAREYNVPLEPHATIASWSDGGITVWEPSQWVGGARSVIAEWLGIDIDKVRVISPYVGGGFGSKIGAHPHVGLACAASRQLGRPVKVALTRPQTFTGLGGRPATRQNLAIGATREGKIVSIVHESWNETAIDDMHVEACNNVTKIMYATPNLASRLNVVPVHAVQPGWKRGPGENPSAYALESAMDELAYALDMDPIALRLANWADIDPSSKLPWTTRQLREAYAAGADAIGWGKRNPRPRSMREGRELIGYGMAAGAYPMIRTASEARLVFHATGQIEVLSAGTDIGTGTYTILAQTAAEALGVPVETVTVRLGDTVLPRSALAGGSQQANNLTGAVMQAAANARAAFLTLAATHPKSPLAGSRTADLSFDRGALRTTRRPRGRITLAQLLTAVGQRTLEVEGNTFGPGATEAIKNAADRSFAQLKASLEGGVSAHSWCAQFVEVRVDEDFGTIRVKRMVAAFDSGRIFNPKLAESQWIGGMVMGLGQTLLEEGHIDPRDGRTVNANFADYALPVNADVPDIRVMSVGIPDLQASALGGKGVGEIGVVGVAPAIGNAVFHATGKRIRSLPITMDKLT; from the coding sequence ATGACCGACCATCCCGATTTCGACGCGGACCGCCGCACGATGCTGAAGCTTGGCGCTGGCGCGACGGTCGCAGGCAGCGCAGGGATCAGCCTGGCGGGCCTGGGGTTGACTGCGCACCCTGCGATGGCAACAGACGCCGCCGCACCGCCATCCCCTGCGTTGGGGGCTCGCCTGCCACGTGCCGAAGGCCCGTTGAAGGTCACCGGACAGGCACGCTACGCCATCGAACAGAAGCTTGCCAACCTGGCCTATGGGGTCACCGTCCAATCGACACGCCCCGCGGGACGCATCCTTGCCATTGATACGTCAGCCGCCAAAGCGCTGCCCGGTGTCATCGACGTCTACACCCTGCACCACCCGCTCAAGCTCAACACACCCACCGTTTACGCCAAGGGCGGCGGCGCCACCGAAGCGTTCACGCCGCTTCAGGACGACATCGTCCGGTTCAACGGCATGCATCTGGCGCTGGTGGTGGCAGAGACCTTCGAACAGGCAACGGAAGCCGCCAGCCTGCTCAAGGTCACGTACCAGGACGACAAGGCCATTCTGGACATGGATGACCCGGCGGCGTCGCCGATGGCCATCGACGCCATGGCGGCGAACTGGGGCGATGCCGCGGCCGCGCTGGCCGGCGCAGAGGTGAAGGTCCAGGCCACCTACTCCACCGCACGCGAGTACAACGTGCCGCTGGAGCCCCACGCAACGATCGCATCGTGGAGCGACGGCGGAATCACGGTGTGGGAACCCAGCCAGTGGGTTGGCGGTGCACGCAGCGTCATTGCCGAATGGCTAGGCATCGACATCGACAAGGTGCGCGTCATCTCGCCCTATGTTGGCGGGGGATTCGGATCAAAGATCGGCGCGCATCCGCATGTCGGACTGGCGTGCGCCGCGTCGCGACAGCTGGGCCGCCCCGTCAAGGTAGCACTCACGAGGCCACAGACCTTCACCGGGCTGGGCGGCCGCCCCGCCACCCGGCAGAACCTGGCGATCGGCGCCACCAGGGAAGGCAAGATCGTTTCCATCGTCCACGAAAGCTGGAACGAAACCGCCATCGACGACATGCATGTCGAAGCCTGCAACAACGTGACGAAGATCATGTACGCCACTCCTAATCTGGCGTCGCGTCTCAACGTGGTGCCTGTGCATGCCGTCCAGCCGGGATGGAAACGCGGGCCGGGCGAAAACCCCAGCGCCTATGCTCTCGAAAGCGCCATGGACGAACTGGCCTACGCGCTGGACATGGACCCGATTGCCCTGCGCCTGGCCAACTGGGCCGACATCGACCCCAGCAGCAAACTGCCATGGACCACACGGCAATTGCGCGAAGCCTATGCGGCGGGCGCCGATGCCATCGGCTGGGGCAAGCGCAATCCGCGCCCGCGATCGATGCGCGAGGGCCGGGAACTGATCGGCTACGGCATGGCGGCCGGCGCCTATCCGATGATCCGCACCGCAAGCGAAGCCAGGTTGGTCTTTCATGCCACGGGCCAGATCGAGGTTCTCAGTGCGGGCACCGACATCGGCACGGGCACCTACACGATCCTTGCGCAGACCGCGGCCGAAGCCCTGGGCGTGCCTGTGGAAACCGTGACGGTTCGGCTTGGGGACACCGTGCTGCCCCGGTCCGCGCTCGCCGGCGGATCGCAACAGGCCAACAATCTGACGGGCGCCGTGATGCAGGCGGCAGCCAATGCGCGCGCCGCCTTCCTGACCCTGGCGGCAACACACCCCAAGTCGCCGCTGGCCGGTTCGCGAACCGCCGACCTGTCCTTCGACCGGGGCGCCCTCCGCACGACCCGCCGTCCGCGCGGCCGCATCACCCTCGCGCAGTTGCTGACGGCAGTCGGCCAGCGCACGCTCGAAGTCGAAGGCAACACCTTCGGTCCTGGGGCAACCGAAGCCATAAAGAACGCCGCCGACCGCAGCTTCGCGCAATTGAAGGCATCGCTGGAAGGCGGCGTCTCGGCCCACAGCTGGTGCGCCCAGTTCGTGGAGGTACGCGTGGACGAAGACTTCGGCACGATCCGGGTCAAACGTATGGTGGCCGCCTTCGACAGCGGCAGGATCTTCAACCCGAAACTTGCCGAGAGCCAATGGATCGGTGGCATGGTGATGGGACTGGGACAGACCCTGCTGGAAGAAGGCCACATCGACCCACGCGACGGCCGCACCGTAAACGCCAATTTCGCCGACTACGCCTTGCCTGTGAACGCCGATGTCCCGGACATCCGGGTGATGTCGGTCGGCATTCCGGACCTGCAGGCGAGTGCGTTGGGTGGCAAAGGCGTGGGGGAGATCGGCGTTGTGGGGGTGGCGCCGGCCATCGGCAATGCGGTGTTCCATGCAACGGGCAAACGCATTCGGAGTCTGCCCATCACAATGGACAAGCTAACCTGA